TCCGAGTACTGGCGTAATTACTGGATTTATTTTGATTCAGTGGAGGAGTCTTTTAAAAAATTGCCCTTGAATGTAAAGGTTATGCCCTTCGTTCAGGGTTTCGACCTTTATTGTGAGGAATTTAATGATGCTTATATATTTTCTCAGATATTTGGCGCTCTAAATGCAGATGCCGATGGAATAATGATCTGGCATGCAGCAAATAATTATACTACTTCTTTGCCTTCTTTAATTCGGGCGTATAATTTAATCCGATACCGATACGCTCAGAATAGCCTAAATATCCGTAGGAGAGTGCTACTGCACCAATATCAAGAAATAAGCCCGACCCTATCATTATCTCTAAAGAAAAACCAAAGGAAAATCCAGACCAGCCCAGGTCCTGATAGCCGGTTTGGTAACCCGCCATTAAAGAAAATCCGGAAAGTGATGATTCCTGACCAAATAATGCTTTGGTAGCGGTCTGCATTAATTTTGGTTCTCGGATGTGGATTTCGCTTCCTATAGAAAATGTTGGAACATAATCAGGATATAAAGAATAATCAAGACTTAATGCCCAGTGGCTCTGACCAAAGGGAATCTTAACCGCAAGCCCCTGACGAAAATTCACCGGTGGGTATTCCCATTTTTGAATGAACTTCCGCGGTGTGCCAAGATTTTTCATTGTTGTGCCAAGATAAAGAAAATTTACCGGCCGTAGGATTAAGCCAAAATCACCAACAAATCCCCAGGCACTTTCACTCTCTAATTGGCTGCGCACAATTTTTCCACTGCCGCCAAAAGATAACTGTTTCTTCTTACCAATGCTCTTTCCATAGCCAACATTCAATAACATATCTGAATTACGGAACTGGTCAGATTCCTGACCTGAATCATCGCGCCTTATATCAGTTGCAGTTAAATAACAGAGTCCAATGCCGAGTGAACCTGCTTTCTTTCCGAGATAAATAGAAGAGGCAAGATTATAATACTGTATAAAACCGAGATGGGACATCGCCATACCGGAAAGATAATAACTATTTATAACACCCAGTCCTGCAGGATTCCAGAATACTGCATTACCATCATCACTTAAAGCAGTAAATGCATTACCCATTGCGACGGGTCTTACACCTACTCCGAGTTTTAAAAATGTGTAGCCCGTTGCCCCGGGCTGCCAGATCTGTGCAAAACAGAAAATTGCTATTGCTGATAATATCAATAATCTTTGCATGCTAAATTATATTTTAAATTCCTTCACAGTCAAGAGTGAGGTGTGCCTTCATAATTTTTCTGCTCCGGTGCCACCGGGTGAGCGCAAGGTTAATTCCTGGTTCTGAAAGAACCATCGGTCCTTGAAAAAAGCCTTGTCCTACATTTAGCTTATTTTATTAAAATTTATTTTTTAACCAGCATCACAACCCCAACCCAAAAACCATCTATTAAACATATATAGCAAAAATCGTGCCTGCTCAAAAGTGCTAAAATTTCAACACTTTGATATTAAAAATCAGGCCATTTTTTGAAAATTTTTGTAGTATTTTTTCTATTTTTCCTACGATTAAGTCTCGTAAAAATTACAACTTTTCAGGCAAAAATCTTGCAAAATGTTAGAAAATTTACACAAAGTTAATGTGTGAATACAAAATTATAAATAATTTTTCTAATATTCTAATTTCACAAATTGGAATTGGATTATATTTTTTTATTATTACATTGATATTGACACGTTAGAAAATTCAACATTTTTCACCTGCCGAAAAATGGTAAAATGTTGATTTTGATACATCGCTTCTATGCATCTACAAAATTTTGAATATGATTTTCCAATGCTACAGTTTTTGCAAATAAACTATTTTTTTATAACGTATTTTTTATCAGCCAGAAAATTTTGTATATACATTATAAAAAATTTTTTAAATTTATGGACATTTTTTAAACGAAAAAAGTAAAAACCTATGAAATATCAACGGGTTTTCGGGAATCTTTTTTAAAATTTTAGGTAATCATTTGGTTTTTAAGAATTAATTTTTCTCTTGTATATTTGCAATTTTTCAAGTAAAATTCACCATGGATTCAGTAATTGGGCTTGATATTGGTAATGATTGGATTAAGGCCGTGGAGATTGTGAGAAATTCAATAGTTAAAAAAATAGGGAAGATAAAGATTTACTCTGAAGGAGAATTGAATGAGGAAAGTAGAGAGCAATTTTATATAATAAAAATAAAAGAACTCTTTAGATCTTTAAAACTTTCCCGTGATAATGTAGTAACCAATTTTCACGGCTCTTATGTCTTAGCCCGCACTTATTTGCCACCAGTAACGGATAAAGATTCATTTGAACAATGGTTTGTGAATAATATAGAAGAGATTATTCCCGGCACAAGTATTGAAGATGTGATCTATGCTTACGAATTATTTCCTTCAGGCAGGGCGCTCATCGCCTTCGCCCGACGACGCGAGGTAGAAAGATTGCTGACTGTGCTTCGGGCATGTAATATTTTTCCGCTTTTAATTGA
The nucleotide sequence above comes from candidate division WOR-3 bacterium. Encoded proteins:
- a CDS encoding PorV/PorQ family protein produces the protein MQRLLILSAIAIFCFAQIWQPGATGYTFLKLGVGVRPVAMGNAFTALSDDGNAVFWNPAGLGVINSYYLSGMAMSHLGFIQYYNLASSIYLGKKAGSLGIGLCYLTATDIRRDDSGQESDQFRNSDMLLNVGYGKSIGKKKQLSFGGSGKIVRSQLESESAWGFVGDFGLILRPVNFLYLGTTMKNLGTPRKFIQKWEYPPVNFRQGLAVKIPFGQSHWALSLDYSLYPDYVPTFSIGSEIHIREPKLMQTATKALFGQESSLSGFSLMAGYQTGYQDLGWSGFSFGFSLEIMIGSGLFLDIGAVALSYGYLGYSERIGIGLNYTPELKKAKK